A genomic window from Deltaproteobacteria bacterium includes:
- the ybeY gene encoding rRNA maturation RNase YbeY, producing the protein MGVEILVRKTAARLLRKNISQRDLKRITRILLNDLECRTTELSLLLTDDDEISVLNAQYRNKPVPTDVLSFSLREGDYAEYCQNVLGDIVISVATAARNATLRDESLRNEIVRLLIHGLLHLVGCEHEGVSKSIANKMKREERRLYEVVKSVR; encoded by the coding sequence ATGGGCGTAGAGATACTAGTGCGAAAAACGGCAGCGAGGCTTCTAAGGAAGAACATTTCGCAAAGGGACTTGAAAAGGATAACGAGGATCCTCTTAAACGACTTGGAATGCAGGACTACGGAACTAAGCCTGTTATTAACCGATGACGATGAGATTTCTGTTTTAAACGCGCAGTATCGAAACAAGCCCGTACCGACCGATGTATTGTCCTTTTCTCTCAGAGAGGGCGATTATGCAGAATATTGTCAAAATGTTTTAGGCGATATTGTAATTTCCGTAGCTACGGCCGCAAGAAATGCTACTTTGCGCGATGAGAGCCTAAGAAACGAAATCGTAAGATTGTTGATTCATGGCTTGCTGCATTTAGTTGGTTGCGAACATGAGGGGGTGTCTAAAAGTATAGCCAATAAAATGAAGCGAGAAGAAAGGCGCCTTTATGAAGTTGTTAAATCAGTACGATGA